A single genomic interval of Microbacterium hydrocarbonoxydans harbors:
- a CDS encoding DUF1214 domain-containing protein — protein MSVLVNADNFALAETHRMMSDLQVNAGGINRFLHNREPAAIDKQTVIRLNRDTLYSFAVVDIRAGATFTIPEHGERYMSAMVVNERHYVNAIFHDAGEHRLSVEQFGTPYVVLAIRTLVDPAKASDLSDVAALQDQIRLDAGSAIPFDMPDYDTASLDETREALLSLARNLTGFDHMFGSEDEVEHVRHLIGTAAGWGGLPTAEASYIGVDPRLPVGQYELTVGDVPVDGFWSISVYNAAGYFEPNERGAYAINNITAARNDDGTVTVRFGDYPDDVPNALPITEGWNYLVRLYRPRSEITDGRWTFPALTP, from the coding sequence ATGAGCGTTCTGGTCAATGCAGATAATTTCGCACTCGCTGAGACTCACCGGATGATGAGTGATCTCCAGGTCAACGCGGGGGGAATCAATCGGTTTCTTCACAACCGTGAACCCGCGGCCATCGACAAGCAGACAGTCATACGACTGAACAGGGATACCCTGTACAGCTTTGCCGTCGTGGACATCCGCGCCGGTGCTACCTTCACCATTCCCGAGCACGGCGAACGCTACATGTCGGCCATGGTCGTCAACGAGCGCCACTATGTGAATGCCATCTTCCATGATGCTGGCGAGCACCGCCTGTCCGTCGAGCAGTTCGGAACACCGTACGTCGTGCTCGCGATCCGTACCCTCGTGGACCCCGCGAAGGCTTCGGATCTTTCCGACGTCGCCGCACTACAGGACCAGATCCGACTCGACGCCGGTTCGGCGATTCCGTTCGACATGCCCGACTACGACACGGCCAGCCTTGACGAGACGCGCGAGGCATTGCTCTCGCTCGCCCGCAACCTGACCGGCTTTGATCACATGTTCGGCTCGGAGGATGAGGTCGAACACGTCCGTCACCTGATCGGCACGGCAGCAGGATGGGGAGGGTTGCCCACGGCCGAAGCGAGCTACATCGGCGTTGATCCACGCCTCCCAGTCGGTCAGTACGAGCTGACGGTCGGAGACGTGCCAGTCGATGGGTTCTGGTCGATCTCCGTGTACAACGCAGCCGGGTACTTCGAGCCGAACGAACGCGGCGCGTACGCGATCAACAACATCACTGCAGCCCGCAACGACGACGGCACAGTCACCGTCCGCTTCGGCGACTATCCCGACGATGTCCCGAACGCGCTCCCGATCACTGAAGGCTGGAACTACCTCGTCCGGCTGTACCGACCTCGCTCTGAGATCACCGACGGTCGCTGGACGTTCCCTGCCCTCACGCCTTAG
- a CDS encoding Rne/Rng family ribonuclease: MADENNDYDAPTLDFSADADAPAEVAADAPAEADPSAAEESPATEDAAPADEAAPAEDAAPAEDAAPAEDAAPAEDAAPAEDAAPAEDAAPAEDAAPAEDAAPAEDAAPAEDPAPAKDVAAESDKPADEPEAPKALTAVSLGLLPEVFVSQVSTQLHFYAPEVVPLPARQGRERIFDRIADREQDEPASGRRGRRRRGGSDEGDAREQQRDEPRQPRQRVVEYITEPKAIKGSTRLEAKKQRRRDGRDAGRRRPVVTEAEFLARRESVDRKMVVRSKNGRTQIGVLEDGVLVEHYVARNQDASLIGNVYLGRVQNVLPSMEAAFVDIGRGRNAVLYSGEVDWDGVETGNQPRRIELALKAGDRVLVQVTKDPVGHKGARLTSQISLPGRYLVYVPGGSMNGISRKLPDNERTRLKRILKEVLPESSGVIVRTAAEGATEDQLTRDVQRLTTQWEHIRTQVENQQAPALLHAEPDLLVKIVRDVFNEDFTKMLIQGEDAQRTIRAYLESVAPDLLERVESYEDEADPFDAFRITEQIEKALDRKVWLPSGGSLVIDRTEAMTVVDVNTGKFVGSGGNLEETVTKNNLEAAEEIVRQLRLRDIGGIIVVDFIDMVLESNRDLVLRRLIECLSRDRTKHQVAEVTSLGLVQMTRKKLGLGLLETFSEACDVCAGRGVIVRHDPVVKHRSSSNGNGGNGNGNSQSNRRQRGGNGQSQSPAPASGTTHSIPEGAKSALAQIAASTRVPNAEEPTDTAAPAAEQTEAPATQERAKKPRKKRGSDRSKSPKSPAEALLDSVLDALPEPKAPGQGRGRRRVSTAALTGTPVSVNSEPSAPVASGDSQS; this comes from the coding sequence ATGGCCGATGAGAACAATGACTACGACGCCCCTACCCTCGACTTCTCTGCGGATGCCGACGCACCCGCAGAGGTAGCCGCGGACGCTCCAGCGGAAGCCGATCCGTCGGCTGCCGAGGAGTCTCCGGCCACGGAGGATGCCGCTCCGGCCGACGAGGCTGCTCCTGCGGAGGATGCTGCTCCTGCGGAGGATGCTGCTCCTGCAGAGGATGCTGCTCCTGCGGAGGATGCTGCTCCTGCAGAGGATGCTGCTCCTGCAGAGGATGCTGCTCCTGCAGAGGATGCTGCTCCTGCAGAGGATGCTGCTCCTGCGGAGGATGCTGCTCCTGCGGAGGATCCCGCTCCAGCGAAGGACGTAGCCGCTGAGAGCGACAAGCCCGCCGACGAGCCGGAGGCTCCGAAGGCGCTCACGGCGGTATCGCTGGGTCTGCTTCCCGAGGTATTCGTGTCGCAGGTGTCGACGCAGCTGCACTTCTACGCACCCGAGGTGGTCCCGCTCCCGGCCCGCCAGGGACGTGAGCGCATCTTCGATCGCATCGCCGACCGCGAGCAGGACGAGCCCGCCTCCGGACGCCGCGGTCGTCGTCGTCGGGGTGGCTCCGACGAGGGCGACGCCCGTGAGCAGCAGCGCGACGAGCCGCGCCAGCCGCGCCAGCGTGTGGTCGAGTACATCACCGAGCCGAAGGCGATCAAGGGCTCCACGCGCCTCGAGGCAAAGAAGCAGCGCCGTCGTGACGGCCGCGATGCCGGACGTCGTCGCCCCGTGGTCACCGAGGCCGAGTTCCTCGCCCGGCGCGAGTCGGTCGACCGCAAGATGGTCGTCCGCTCGAAGAACGGCCGCACCCAGATCGGCGTCCTCGAAGACGGCGTGCTCGTCGAGCACTACGTCGCGCGCAACCAGGACGCATCGCTGATCGGCAACGTGTACCTCGGTCGCGTGCAGAACGTCCTGCCGAGCATGGAAGCCGCCTTCGTCGACATCGGTCGCGGACGCAACGCGGTTCTCTACTCCGGCGAGGTCGACTGGGACGGCGTCGAGACCGGCAACCAGCCGCGTCGCATCGAGCTGGCGCTGAAGGCCGGCGACCGCGTCCTCGTGCAGGTCACGAAGGACCCGGTGGGGCACAAGGGCGCACGCCTCACGAGCCAGATCTCCCTCCCGGGCCGCTACCTCGTGTACGTGCCCGGCGGATCCATGAACGGCATCAGCCGCAAGCTCCCGGACAACGAGCGCACGCGCCTCAAGCGCATCCTGAAGGAGGTCCTGCCGGAGTCGTCCGGAGTGATCGTCCGTACGGCGGCCGAGGGTGCGACCGAAGACCAGCTCACGCGCGACGTGCAGCGTCTGACCACGCAGTGGGAGCACATCCGCACCCAGGTCGAGAACCAGCAGGCTCCCGCGCTCCTGCACGCCGAGCCCGACCTCCTGGTCAAGATCGTCCGTGACGTCTTCAACGAGGACTTCACGAAGATGCTGATCCAGGGCGAGGACGCGCAGCGCACGATCCGCGCCTACCTCGAGAGCGTCGCGCCCGACCTGCTCGAGCGCGTCGAGTCGTACGAGGACGAGGCCGACCCGTTCGACGCGTTCCGCATCACGGAGCAGATCGAGAAGGCCCTCGACCGCAAGGTGTGGCTGCCCTCGGGCGGTTCGCTCGTGATCGACCGCACCGAGGCGATGACCGTCGTCGACGTGAACACCGGCAAGTTCGTCGGCTCCGGCGGCAACCTCGAAGAGACCGTCACCAAGAACAACCTCGAGGCGGCGGAGGAGATCGTCCGCCAGCTGCGTCTGCGCGACATCGGCGGCATCATCGTCGTCGACTTCATCGACATGGTGCTCGAGTCCAACCGCGACCTCGTCCTGCGCCGTCTGATCGAATGCCTCAGCCGTGACCGCACGAAGCACCAGGTCGCCGAGGTCACCTCCCTCGGCCTCGTGCAGATGACCCGCAAGAAGCTGGGCCTCGGCCTGCTCGAGACGTTCAGCGAGGCGTGCGACGTCTGCGCTGGTCGCGGCGTCATCGTGCGGCACGACCCGGTCGTGAAGCACCGCTCGAGCAGCAACGGCAACGGCGGCAACGGCAACGGCAACTCGCAGTCGAACCGTCGCCAGCGCGGCGGCAACGGCCAGTCGCAGAGCCCCGCTCCGGCGTCCGGCACGACTCACAGCATCCCCGAGGGTGCCAAGTCCGCCCTCGCGCAGATCGCTGCCTCCACCCGCGTTCCGAACGCGGAGGAGCCGACGGACACCGCGGCTCCCGCGGCGGAGCAGACGGAGGCCCCTGCCACGCAGGAGCGTGCCAAGAAGCCCCGCAAGAAGCGCGGTTCCGACCGCAGCAAGTCTCCGAAGTCTCCGGCGGAGGCGCTGCTCGATTCGGTGCTCGATGCCCTTCCCGAGCCGAAGGCGCCCGGTCAGGGTCGCGGTCGTCGCCGCGTCTCGACGGCTGCCCTCACCGGCACGCCCGTCTCGGTGAACTCCGAGCCGTCAGCGCCGGTCGCGAGCGGGGATTCGCAGTCCTGA
- a CDS encoding DUF4031 domain-containing protein yields MTVLVDDPRWPAHGRLWAHLVSDDNLDELHAFARAHDVPARAFDLDHYDVPEEMIPRLLAAGAEHVGGKELVRRLIASGLRIPARDRR; encoded by the coding sequence ATGACCGTTCTCGTCGACGACCCGCGCTGGCCGGCACACGGACGCCTGTGGGCGCACCTCGTCAGCGACGACAATCTCGACGAGCTGCACGCCTTCGCGCGAGCTCACGACGTGCCTGCGCGCGCGTTCGATCTCGATCACTACGACGTACCGGAAGAGATGATCCCCCGGCTCCTCGCCGCCGGGGCAGAGCATGTCGGCGGCAAGGAGCTGGTCAGGCGACTGATCGCCTCAGGACTGCGAATCCCCGCTCGCGACCGGCGCTGA
- the rplU gene encoding 50S ribosomal protein L21, whose translation MVYAVVRAGGRQEKVEVGTIVQLDRVKAAQGEKIELAAVLLVDGATVTTDADSLAKVKVTAEVIGNLRGPKIIIQKYKNKTGYKKRQGHRQELTRVKITGIK comes from the coding sequence GTGGTTTACGCAGTAGTGCGCGCCGGTGGGCGGCAGGAGAAGGTCGAGGTCGGCACGATCGTTCAGCTCGACCGTGTCAAGGCTGCCCAGGGCGAGAAGATCGAGCTGGCCGCCGTGCTGCTCGTCGACGGCGCCACGGTGACCACCGACGCTGACTCGCTCGCGAAGGTCAAGGTCACCGCTGAGGTCATCGGTAACCTCCGCGGCCCGAAGATCATCATCCAGAAGTACAAGAACAAGACCGGCTACAAGAAGCGCCAGGGCCACCGTCAGGAGCTCACGCGCGTCAAGATCACCGGCATCAAGTAA
- the rpmA gene encoding 50S ribosomal protein L27 → MAHKKGASSTRNGRDSNAQRLGVKRFGGQQVLAGEIIVRQRGTHFHPGVNVGRGGDDTLFALAAGAVQFGAKGGRKVVNIVAAAE, encoded by the coding sequence ATGGCACATAAAAAGGGCGCAAGCTCCACCCGTAACGGTCGTGACTCCAACGCTCAGCGACTTGGCGTCAAGCGCTTCGGTGGACAGCAGGTTCTCGCCGGCGAGATCATCGTCCGCCAGCGTGGCACGCACTTCCACCCCGGCGTGAACGTCGGCCGTGGTGGCGACGACACGCTGTTCGCTCTGGCCGCCGGTGCGGTCCAGTTCGGCGCGAAGGGCGGCCGCAAGGTCGTCAACATCGTCGCCGCTGCTGAGTGA
- the obgE gene encoding GTPase ObgE yields MVSFVDTVTLHLRAGKGGNGCVSVHREKFKPLGGPDGGNGGDGGDVVLVADTQTGTLLSYHHSPHRSSGNGGPGMGDHRAGFMGEDLELPVPVGTVVKNAAGEVLIDLIEPGERFVVAKGGHGGLGNAALATPKRKAPGFALLGTPGVETDVVLELKTVADVALVGYPSAGKSSLIGAISAARPKIADYPFTTLHPNLGVVQAGDSRYTVADVPGLIEGASEGRGLGLEFLRHVERCTALLHVLDCATLEPGRDPISDLDVILGELAAYEVPEGQTPLLERPQIIALNKIDVPEARDLADLVRPDLEARGFRVFDISTISHEGLRPLTYALGEIVDKHRAELAANEVPRERVVLRPRGPKKGFEIRVEGGSYGNIYRILGEKPVRWVQQTDFQNEEAVGYLADRLEKLGVEDELFRLGAVQGSTVVIGEGDSIVFDWEPTMTSAAELMTAPRGTDPRLAPNSRRTTSERRETYYERMDAKAEARAEVEAQRLAAYREEGE; encoded by the coding sequence ATGGTCAGCTTCGTCGACACCGTGACGCTTCATCTGCGTGCGGGCAAGGGCGGCAACGGCTGTGTCTCGGTGCACCGCGAGAAGTTCAAGCCCCTCGGGGGCCCTGATGGCGGAAACGGCGGTGACGGCGGCGACGTCGTGCTCGTCGCCGACACCCAGACCGGGACGCTGCTCTCGTACCACCACTCTCCGCACCGCAGCTCCGGCAACGGCGGGCCCGGCATGGGTGACCACCGTGCGGGCTTCATGGGCGAGGACCTCGAGCTCCCCGTTCCCGTCGGCACCGTGGTGAAGAACGCCGCCGGTGAGGTGCTCATCGACCTGATCGAGCCCGGTGAGCGCTTCGTCGTCGCCAAGGGCGGGCACGGCGGTCTCGGCAACGCCGCACTCGCCACCCCCAAGCGCAAGGCGCCGGGTTTCGCACTCCTCGGCACGCCCGGGGTCGAGACGGATGTCGTCCTCGAGCTGAAGACCGTCGCCGACGTGGCACTGGTCGGCTACCCCTCGGCGGGCAAGTCGAGCCTGATCGGCGCGATCTCCGCGGCTCGACCCAAGATCGCCGACTACCCGTTCACGACGCTCCACCCGAATCTCGGTGTCGTCCAGGCCGGCGACTCCCGGTACACCGTCGCCGACGTGCCTGGCCTCATCGAAGGGGCGAGCGAGGGTCGGGGTCTCGGCCTCGAGTTCCTCCGCCATGTCGAGCGCTGCACCGCACTGCTGCACGTGCTCGACTGCGCCACGCTCGAGCCCGGCCGCGACCCGATCTCCGACCTCGACGTGATCCTCGGCGAGCTGGCCGCCTACGAGGTTCCCGAGGGGCAGACCCCGCTCCTGGAGCGGCCGCAGATCATCGCCCTGAACAAGATCGACGTGCCGGAGGCCCGCGACCTCGCCGACCTCGTGCGTCCTGACCTCGAGGCTCGCGGATTCCGCGTCTTCGACATCTCCACGATCTCGCACGAGGGGCTGCGCCCTCTCACGTACGCGCTCGGGGAGATCGTCGACAAGCACCGCGCCGAGCTCGCCGCCAACGAGGTCCCGCGCGAGCGCGTCGTCCTCCGCCCTCGTGGCCCCAAGAAGGGCTTCGAGATCCGCGTCGAGGGCGGAAGCTACGGCAACATCTACCGCATCCTCGGCGAGAAGCCCGTGCGCTGGGTCCAGCAGACCGACTTCCAGAACGAAGAGGCCGTGGGCTACCTCGCTGACCGACTCGAGAAGCTGGGCGTCGAGGACGAGCTCTTCCGCCTGGGCGCCGTACAGGGCTCGACCGTCGTGATCGGCGAGGGTGACAGCATCGTCTTCGACTGGGAGCCGACCATGACCTCGGCCGCCGAGCTGATGACAGCGCCGCGAGGCACCGACCCGCGTCTGGCGCCGAACAGCCGTCGCACCACCTCCGAGCGTCGTGAGACCTATTACGAGCGCATGGACGCCAAGGCCGAGGCTCGCGCCGAGGTCGAGGCTCAGCGACTCGCGGCGTACCGCGAGGAAGGCGAGTGA
- the proB gene encoding glutamate 5-kinase, translating into MTARTRADLATATRIVVKVGSSSISGESSWRIPVLVEALAGAHARGAEVILVSSGAIATGIPFLRLDARPTDLATQQAAAAVGQNILVYRYQESLRPYDIVAGQVLLTTGDLENPTSRSNARRAMERLLGLRILPIVNENDTVATQEIRFGDNDRLGALVAQLIEADALVLLSDIESLYTKPPSDPTAEPIDVVAPDADLSGLEFGSTVVNSVGTGGAATKVSAARLAAASGIGVLVTSADLVEQALSGAEIGTWFEPALS; encoded by the coding sequence GTGACCGCGCGCACCAGGGCGGATCTCGCGACCGCCACCCGTATCGTCGTGAAGGTCGGGTCCTCCTCGATCAGCGGCGAGTCCTCCTGGCGCATCCCGGTGCTGGTCGAGGCACTCGCCGGTGCGCACGCACGCGGCGCGGAGGTCATCCTCGTCTCGTCCGGCGCGATCGCGACCGGCATACCGTTCCTGCGCCTCGATGCCAGGCCCACGGACCTCGCCACGCAGCAGGCCGCCGCGGCAGTGGGGCAGAACATCCTCGTGTATCGCTACCAGGAGTCGCTGCGCCCGTACGACATCGTCGCGGGGCAGGTGCTCCTCACCACCGGCGACCTCGAGAACCCGACCTCGCGCAGCAATGCGCGCCGCGCGATGGAGCGCCTGCTCGGTCTGCGCATCCTCCCGATCGTCAACGAGAACGACACCGTGGCGACGCAGGAGATCCGATTCGGCGACAACGACCGTCTCGGAGCGCTCGTCGCACAGCTCATCGAGGCCGACGCGCTCGTGCTGTTGAGTGACATCGAGTCGCTCTACACGAAGCCGCCGTCCGATCCGACAGCCGAGCCGATCGACGTGGTCGCACCGGACGCCGACCTGTCGGGCCTGGAGTTCGGATCGACCGTCGTGAACAGCGTCGGCACCGGGGGAGCGGCCACCAAGGTCTCGGCTGCGCGCCTCGCGGCAGCCTCCGGAATCGGGGTCCTCGTGACGAGTGCCGATCTCGTCGAGCAGGCGCTCTCGGGTGCCGAAATAGGAACCTGGTTCGAGCCGGCGCTCTCCTAG
- a CDS encoding glutamate-5-semialdehyde dehydrogenase, producing the protein MTDQTPQVRLERAKEASRATAALTSDDKARALEAIAVALEENASAVIEANGRDIARGQADGIGDSLIDRLRLDEKRVAALSSAVREVAALPDPVGRVVGGHRMPNGVALEQVRVPFGVVGAIYEARPNVTVDIASLALRSGNAVVLRGGSAARDSNTILVQIMRDALQSAGVTPEAVQTVDDFGREGAKALMHGRGFVDVLVPRGSAGLIETVVTESTVPVIETGAGNVHIVLDETAPDDWATDIVVNAKVQRPSVCNAVETVLVLRQAAPRLVPLITSALQSEGVAIHGDDMVAGLVTNVIPATEEDWATEYLSLDIAIKVVDTLDDALDHIRRYSTGHTESIITTDTRNAERFLAEVDSAVVMVNTSTRFTDGAEFGFGAEVGISTQKLHARGPMGLSELTSTKWLARGAGQTRG; encoded by the coding sequence ATGACCGACCAGACCCCGCAGGTGCGCTTGGAGCGCGCCAAAGAGGCCTCCCGTGCCACCGCCGCGCTCACGAGCGACGACAAGGCCCGCGCCCTCGAGGCGATCGCGGTCGCACTGGAAGAGAATGCGTCAGCGGTGATCGAGGCGAACGGTCGCGACATCGCTCGCGGGCAGGCCGACGGCATCGGCGATTCGCTGATCGACCGGCTGCGACTCGACGAGAAGCGCGTCGCCGCGCTTTCGTCCGCCGTCCGTGAGGTCGCCGCCCTCCCTGACCCCGTCGGACGCGTGGTCGGAGGGCATCGGATGCCCAACGGCGTCGCGCTCGAGCAGGTGCGGGTGCCGTTCGGCGTGGTGGGAGCGATCTACGAAGCACGTCCGAACGTCACGGTCGACATCGCCTCGCTCGCGCTGCGATCGGGCAACGCCGTCGTTTTGCGGGGAGGCAGCGCGGCGCGGGATTCGAACACGATCCTGGTCCAGATCATGCGGGATGCGCTGCAGAGCGCGGGCGTCACGCCCGAGGCTGTGCAGACGGTCGACGACTTCGGACGCGAGGGCGCGAAGGCCCTCATGCACGGACGAGGGTTCGTCGACGTCCTCGTACCGCGCGGAAGCGCCGGGCTGATCGAGACCGTCGTGACGGAATCGACCGTGCCGGTCATCGAGACGGGAGCCGGCAACGTGCACATCGTCCTCGACGAGACCGCGCCGGATGACTGGGCGACCGACATCGTGGTGAACGCCAAGGTGCAGCGTCCGAGCGTCTGCAACGCGGTCGAGACCGTGCTCGTGCTGCGTCAGGCGGCGCCTCGCCTGGTGCCGCTCATCACGAGCGCCCTGCAGAGCGAGGGCGTCGCTATCCACGGAGACGACATGGTCGCGGGCCTCGTCACCAACGTCATCCCCGCGACGGAGGAGGACTGGGCGACGGAGTACCTGAGTCTCGATATCGCGATCAAGGTGGTCGACACCCTCGACGATGCACTCGACCACATCCGCCGCTACAGCACCGGGCACACCGAGTCGATCATCACCACCGACACCCGTAACGCCGAGCGGTTCCTCGCCGAGGTCGACTCCGCGGTCGTCATGGTCAACACGTCCACCCGGTTCACGGACGGGGCCGAGTTCGGCTTCGGCGCTGAGGTCGGCATCTCGACGCAGAAGCTCCACGCACGCGGACCGATGGGGCTTTCCGAGCTGACCAGCACGAAATGGCTGGCGCGTGGGGCAGGGCAGACACGCGGCTGA
- the nadD gene encoding nicotinate-nucleotide adenylyltransferase, producing the protein MNDTTSRPARIGVMGGTFDPIHHGHLVAASEVAHSFDLDEVVFVPTGHPWQKSDVTPSEHRYLMTVIATASNPQFTVSRVDIDRAGPTYTIDTLRDLKERRPDAELFFITGADAVAQILSWRDHDELWELAHFVAVSRPGHVLSTDGLPSDNVSQLEVPALSISSTACRARVREDEPVWYLVPDGVVQYIAKHHLYRSKA; encoded by the coding sequence ATGAACGACACGACCTCGCGTCCGGCGCGCATCGGAGTGATGGGCGGTACCTTCGACCCCATCCATCACGGCCACCTGGTCGCCGCCAGCGAAGTCGCGCACTCCTTCGACCTCGATGAAGTCGTGTTCGTCCCCACCGGTCATCCCTGGCAGAAGTCGGATGTCACCCCGAGCGAGCACCGGTATCTCATGACCGTCATCGCGACCGCATCCAACCCGCAGTTCACGGTCAGCCGGGTCGACATCGATCGCGCAGGCCCGACGTACACGATCGACACTCTGCGCGATCTCAAGGAACGGCGGCCCGACGCCGAGCTCTTCTTCATCACCGGTGCTGACGCCGTGGCGCAAATTCTCAGTTGGAGGGACCATGATGAACTGTGGGAGTTGGCCCACTTCGTCGCGGTCTCGCGTCCAGGACACGTTCTGAGCACTGACGGCCTCCCGAGCGACAACGTCAGCCAACTGGAGGTGCCGGCGCTGTCCATCTCGTCGACGGCCTGCCGCGCGCGGGTCCGCGAAGACGAACCGGTGTGGTATCTCGTTCCCGACGGAGTCGTTCAATACATCGCGAAGCATCATCTGTATCGGAGCAAGGCATGA
- the rsfS gene encoding ribosome silencing factor has translation MQSPETAEEMLQIAADAAVSKGGEDLVALNVSEPLPLVDIFLLVTGNSERNVAAIADEVEDRLVEAGHKRVRREGRAEARWVLLDFGDLIVHVFHQEERVYYGLERLWKDCPVVPFELADAAADRG, from the coding sequence ATGCAGTCACCTGAAACCGCCGAAGAGATGCTGCAGATCGCTGCAGACGCCGCCGTGTCGAAGGGTGGTGAGGACCTCGTCGCGCTGAACGTCTCGGAGCCCCTGCCGCTCGTCGACATCTTCCTGCTCGTCACCGGGAACAGCGAGCGCAACGTCGCCGCGATCGCCGACGAGGTCGAGGACCGTCTTGTCGAGGCCGGGCACAAGCGAGTCCGTCGCGAGGGTCGAGCGGAGGCCCGCTGGGTGCTCCTCGACTTCGGCGACCTGATCGTGCACGTGTTCCACCAGGAGGAGCGCGTCTACTACGGTCTCGAGCGACTCTGGAAGGACTGTCCGGTCGTTCCCTTCGAGCTCGCAGACGCCGCCGCAGACCGCGGCTGA
- a CDS encoding SDR family oxidoreductase, giving the protein MRVHLITGAGSGIGAAVARRLLDRGDQVVVLARDVGRAREITAVLPGATALVGDLSQPGRLSWALSKQPLPERIDSLVHVAGVVDLGPVADLPANLWESQLAVNLVGPAELTRLLLPLLRVSRARIVFVNSGAGLHAHAGWSAYAASKHGLKALADALRSEESAHGVRVTSIYPGRTATPMQERVHQQEGAEYRPERFITADSVATTILTALDLPDDAALTDLTIRPAG; this is encoded by the coding sequence ATGCGCGTCCACCTGATCACCGGTGCCGGATCCGGTATCGGCGCCGCCGTCGCGCGTCGCCTGCTCGACCGGGGTGATCAGGTCGTGGTGCTGGCGCGCGATGTGGGTCGCGCCAGGGAGATCACCGCAGTGCTGCCGGGTGCCACGGCTCTCGTCGGCGACCTCTCACAGCCGGGGCGCCTCTCGTGGGCGCTGTCGAAGCAGCCTCTGCCCGAGCGGATCGACTCGCTGGTGCACGTGGCCGGGGTCGTCGATCTCGGACCCGTGGCCGACCTTCCTGCGAACCTCTGGGAGAGTCAGCTCGCCGTCAACCTCGTGGGCCCAGCCGAGCTCACGAGGCTTCTACTTCCTCTGCTGCGCGTCTCGCGAGCTCGGATCGTCTTCGTCAACTCCGGAGCGGGCCTGCATGCGCACGCCGGCTGGTCGGCCTACGCCGCCTCCAAGCACGGGCTGAAGGCTCTGGCCGACGCGCTGCGCTCCGAGGAGTCCGCGCACGGGGTGCGTGTCACCTCCATCTACCCCGGACGCACGGCGACGCCGATGCAGGAGCGGGTGCACCAGCAGGAGGGCGCCGAGTACCGGCCGGAGCGCTTCATCACGGCGGACTCGGTCGCGACGACGATCCTGACCGCGCTCGATCTGCCCGACGACGCCGCGCTCACCGACCTGACGATCCGTCCCGCCGGCTGA
- a CDS encoding AI-2E family transporter codes for MYDETVPRLEPLEPGLWSRGFGLAATRSLQTLAVLALVAVGVLVITQLSLVFIPVTIALILASAIHPLVAVMRRRGVPSILATWIALIGILAILGGIVWVIVLTVRSQWDDLITSATDGITQITAWLDTLPFDIAAIDLDDVWAGVGDFLTSASFGRGALAGVSATASFFTGLALMIVVLFFFLKDGPRIWEFLLRPFTGASYDRARRIGDKTVDVFGGYVRGTSIVAAADALGIGIGLAILQIPLAIPLAVIVFLTAFIPLVGATAAGILAALVALVTHGPVAALIVVGIVVLVNQLEGNFLQPVVMARSLKLHALVILLALTTGTILGGIVGAVLSVPIAAVAWGIITVWDGPHTPARPFRKKRSETV; via the coding sequence ATGTATGACGAGACGGTTCCTCGACTCGAGCCGCTCGAACCCGGACTCTGGTCACGTGGCTTCGGCCTCGCCGCCACCCGCAGCCTGCAGACGCTCGCGGTGCTCGCTCTCGTCGCAGTCGGCGTCCTGGTGATCACACAGCTCTCTCTCGTCTTCATCCCCGTCACGATCGCGCTGATCCTCGCGTCGGCGATCCATCCCCTGGTCGCCGTCATGCGCCGGCGCGGTGTGCCCTCGATCCTCGCGACCTGGATCGCTCTGATCGGCATCCTCGCGATCCTCGGCGGCATCGTCTGGGTGATCGTCCTCACGGTACGCTCGCAATGGGACGACCTCATCACCTCGGCCACCGACGGCATCACCCAGATCACCGCGTGGCTCGACACGCTGCCTTTCGACATCGCCGCTATCGACCTCGACGACGTGTGGGCGGGTGTAGGCGACTTCCTCACCAGCGCCTCGTTCGGTCGCGGCGCCTTGGCGGGAGTGTCGGCGACAGCGAGCTTCTTCACGGGCCTCGCCCTGATGATCGTGGTGCTGTTCTTCTTCCTGAAGGACGGCCCGCGCATCTGGGAGTTCCTGCTCCGGCCGTTCACGGGCGCGAGCTACGACAGGGCGCGCCGGATCGGCGACAAGACGGTCGACGTCTTCGGCGGCTACGTCCGCGGAACCTCGATCGTCGCGGCGGCGGATGCCCTCGGCATCGGCATCGGCCTCGCGATCCTGCAGATCCCGCTGGCCATCCCCCTCGCGGTGATCGTCTTCCTCACCGCGTTCATCCCTCTCGTCGGGGCGACGGCGGCCGGCATCCTCGCCGCTCTCGTCGCTCTGGTCACCCACGGACCGGTCGCCGCATTGATCGTGGTCGGCATCGTGGTGCTCGTCAACCAGCTCGAGGGAAACTTCCTGCAGCCGGTCGTGATGGCCCGATCGCTGAAGCTGCACGCTCTGGTGATCCTGCTCGCGTTGACCACCGGCACCATCCTCGGCGGGATCGTCGGGGCCGTGCTGTCGGTGCCGATCGCTGCGGTCGCGTGGGGGATCATCACGGTGTGGGATGGCCCGCACACCCCCGCGCGTCCCTTCCGGAAGAAGCGCTCCGAGACGGTCTGA